The genome window GCTATTCGTAAACATGGTGCCTATATGACACCACAAACAATCGAAAAGGCTCTCCTTAATCCAGATACAATTATCAATCTTGCTACTCAGTTGAAAAAGGAACAAGAGCAACGTAAGCAACTTCAAGCAGAGAACGAACAGATGAAACCTAAGGCTTTATTTGCGGATGCGGTTTCTACAAGCAACTCAAGCATTCTAATTGGACAGCTTGCCAAAATCCTTCGCCAAAACGGAGTAAATATTGGGCAAAATAGACTGTTTGCTTGGATGAGAAAGAATGGCTACTTGGGAACAAGAGGAAGTAATCGTAATGTTCCTACTCAGCGTTCGATGGAGTTAGGACTATTCAAAACTAAAGAAACAGTAATTAATCATTCTGACGGGCATACAACTGTCAACATTACAACGAAAGTAACTGGCAAAGGACAACAATATTTCATTAACAAGTTCTTAAATGCACCAGTAATTGAAGCTTAGGGGGTGATCAGATGGAGATAATCAACGTAGACAAGGACGGGAACGTTATTCCTGACCTTTCAAAGAAAACAATTCCCAAGGATTTAAGCGATGTAATCGTTGAAATGATCTATGAAGCACGTTCTAAGGAGGTGATTTGATGTTAGGACTAGCAATTCCTTGGGTGGTAATTATGGTTTGCTTCTTAATTGGAGCAATCGTCAACGTTATCGAGGGCGAGAAGCTGAATGTGCTGAAAGAAAAGTACAGAAAGAAACATTAGGAGGTAAAGAAAAATGAAAGACGGAATGGAACGAATTAATCAACTGCTTGATGAGTATGATTTCCCATTAAATGCCATACAAATGGTACGGGAACGCTTAGGCGATTGGTTCATCAGTGGCGGTAAGCCGACTGATGGCTATGTTTGGCAACAAGCACGCTATCTTGAAAATCTAATTCGCTACGGACTAGCTGAACGAAAGGCGGTGATTGAATGAGCAAGCTGAGCGATTTTTTGTTAAAGCGACGTCATGAATTGCGAATGACTCAAGTTGAGTTAGCGCAATGGTTCAATCTTACTGACAGAGCAATAGCAAATTATGAGAAAGGAAGGCGTGAACCTAGCTTAGAAATTATGTTGAAGTACTCACGTGTCTATCACGTAAGTATTTACAAACTTGTGGACTTACGAATTGAAGATATTAAAGGAGGTGAAACAAATGACATTAACAAAAATAGTTAATTCTAAGCTCTTAGCAATGCTAATGGGCGCTTGGATAGCTTATTGCGCAGGCGTTGGTGATTATGGCGGAGCGGTATTCCTGCTGTTCTTCTATTCGCTGATGCTGTGGGATTTGAACGCAAAAAAAGCCACCGGATCCGACGCATCCGATGGCAATAGAAAACAAAATAAATATATTTAGGAGTTCATTATACCATGTTTGACGAAAAATTGAAAAAAGCAGAGGGATTTATCCTTCTACAAAATAATCTAATGAACGCAGTATTTGTTAAGCAAGCAACCCCCGTAGGTGATGTTGAAGCACTTACTCGCTATTACGAATCGCAACAAACTTTATCAAAACTATTTAATAAGCAAATGGGGTGGATGTAATGAACCTATCTGAAATCTTTGCCCGTAATTTGCGAGTTCGTATGGCAACGCTCAGTTTCAAAACAAGTGACTTGTACAAGATGACAGGAATATCAAAGACAACCATAATGGCTCTGGAATATGGGAAAAATAAGGGAGTTATGTTTGAAACTATCGACAAATTAGCAGTAGCACTTGAATGCAAACCAGAAGATTTTTTCAAACTAAATTGCGAATGGACTAGTAAATCACACACAAACAACTGGAAGAATGAGGTGGTCAAGTATGACTAATCAAGTAGCACAACAGCAGAAACCGACTAAGCTAACCGATCTTGTATTAGATCGTGTTAAACAAATGCAAGACACGCAGGACTTGTCACTACCCAAGAATTACAACGCTTCTAATGCGTTGAATGCAGCCTTTCTCGAATTACAAAAAGTACAAGACCGTAATCATCGGCCAGCCTTAGAAGTATGTTCTCATGACTCGATTGTTAAGTCCTTGTTAGATATGACACTGCAAGGGCTATCCCCAGCAAAAGATCAATGCTACTTCATCGTATACGGCAATGAGCTTCAAATGCAACGGAGCTATTTCGGTACTGTTGCAGCAGTTAAGCGACTGGATGGTGTTAAGAAAGTTAGGGCAGAAGTTGTTCACGAAAAAGATGACTTTGAAATTGGTGCTAATGAAGACATGGAGCTAGTCGTTAAGAGGTTCGTTCCTAAGTTTGAAAATCAAGATAATCAAATTATTGGAGCTTTTGCCATGATTAAGACTGATGAAGGTACTGACTTTACTGTTATGACTAAGAAAGAGATTGATCAGTCATGGGCACAAACACGTCAAAAAAATAACAAAGTACAGCAGAATTTTAGCCAAGAAATGGCAAAGCGTACTGTGCTTAATCGTGCCGCTAAGATGTTTATTAACACGTCTGATGATAGTGACCTTTTAACTGGTGCTATCAACGATACAACAAGCAACGAATACGATGATGAGCGTCGAGATGTAACGCCCGTTGAGGATGAAAAACAAAGTACTGATAAATTGCTAGAAGGATTTCAAAAGTCACAAGAAGCGAAGGCTAAGGGGGTAAGTAATGATGGCAACAGCAACGAAGGCAAAGAAACCAGTGAAGAAGTCGCAGACGGACAAACAGAACTCTTCAGCGAAGGGACAATCAAACCAGCCGATGAAGCTGACAGCTAATAATTACTATAGCCATGAGACCGATTGGCAATACATGAGCGTGTCACTGTTTAAGGATTTTGAAAAATGTGAAGCTCGTGCCTTAGCTAAGCTCAAAGAGGATTGGCAACCTGTATCTAGCCCTGTACCGCTTCTTGTTGGTAACTACGTTCACTCATACTTTGAGAGTGCAAAAAGCCATCAAGACTTTATTGAAGCTAACAAAAAAGAGTTAATGACCCGACCTACTAAAACTAATCCTAACGGACACCTTAGAGCTGAATTTAAGGGTGCTAATAGCATGATTCAAACGTTGCAAGCCGATGATATGTTCAATTACTTCTACGCTCCAGGCGACAAGGAAGTAATCGTAACAGGTGAGATTGACGGCTACTTGTGGAAAGGCAAGATTGACAGCCTTGTGCTTGATAAAGGCTACTTCTGTGATTTGAAGACCGTTGACGACATCCACAAGGGTCACTGGAACACTTATGAACATAGATATGTGCCATTTATTCAAGACCGAGAATATGACCTACAGATGGCCGTTTATCGTGAATTAATCAAGCAGACCTTTGGTAAAAAGTGCCAGCCACTTATCTTTGCGATCAGCAAGCAAACGCCTCCTGACAAAATGGCAATTGATTTTAACGGCGTTGATGATGATTACCAAATGCAAGCCGATTTAGACAAAGTGAAAGAACTACAACCGCATTTTTGGAAAGTGATGACTGGAGAAGAAGAACCTGTTCATTGTGGCAAATGTGATTATTGCCGTGAAACGAAGATGTTAAGCGGATTTATACATGCAAGTGAAATCGAGGTATAGAAACATGGCACGCGTTAAAAAAATTAAGATTAAAGGCTTCACGATCATTGATAATGACATAATCAATGATCCAAGAATGCACCTTAAAGCCTTAGGACTCTTTGCGTATATGTGGAGTAAGCCAGATGATTGGCAATTCTATATCAGTGAGATTGCTACACATTTTAAAGATGGTGAATCAGCTGTAAGCAGTGCGATGAAAGAGTTAATGGAACTTGGCTATTTGAAGCGAACTCAAAATCGGAAAGACGGTAAATTTTCAACGTATGATTATGTTCTCCAAGAAATACCGAAACCAGAAAATCACAGTTCGGTGCCGAAAGGCGATTTACCGAAACCAGAAAAATCGAAATCGGAAAAACCGATTCCGGAAAATCAAGGACTACTAATCACTGATAACACTAATACTGATTTAAATAATACTAATAAAGTGTTAAGTGATGCACAGCATTCCGTCAAAGATGTTTTCGAGCTTTGGCAAAACAACTGGGGATTTCCTAATGGAATTGCTCAACAAGATTTAACTGAGTGGACGAATAAATATGGAGCTGACTTAGTTCTTCATGTAATTACGTATGCATTAAGAAGAAATATAGCTTCTAAGGGCGCTGATCGCTATTTAGCAAAAACGTTTGAACGATACGATCAACAGTCAATTAAAACGGTGGAACAAGCTAAAAAGTCTGAACAACAACACGAGCAACAAATGAGCCGTGAATATCAGCAAAAGAGTGGCTCACGTAAACGTCAACCAATTAACGAACCAATGCCAGAGTGGTTCAAAAAGCAACAAGAAGAACAGCCTAACAAACAACACTACGAAAGAATTGATGATAGTGGGGATCCGATGCCACATGACTAAAGAAGAAGTGAAAAAGAAATGGGCTTCTACTCGGAAGCTATTAGAAGTAACTGATAGTGAATATAACGGTGTAACACAAGAAGCTGCTAACCTGCGTTTTATCAAAACTAAGCTACAAATAGCAGTTTATTATCTGCAAATGCTTGATGAGCATAATTGCGAGTATCAAGTACCTTGGAATAAAGAACAATTTAAATGGCTACTTAGAAAGCCTGTCGGGGATAAAAAGAAACAACAGGCTAAAGAATGGTGCCATCAGTGTTGTTTAATACGTGACAAAGCCTGCACCAATTGGAATTACAAGGAGGCAAAGACAGCATGAAAAACAATAGCTTAATTAAGCAGATTAATGATTTAATTTTTGCTCCAGAAGAGGAGATTGCATGGATTGGGTCAGCAGATGGCAAGCTTGCAATGAATTGGGAAGAATTTAGTTTTCATTTTTCTCAGCTCAATCATGATCCAGAAGACGCCAAACAAGAGTTAGCAGTTGATCTTGTAATCGTAATGAAAGATCACTCTTGGTACGAACGAAATTTAAATGACGGGGGCTGGATTCATAAGCGTATGCCCTACTTAGCTATAAATCACCAGCCTTTTAAATACGTTTCAGAAGCCGATAGCCCAAATGGCTCATGGCCCTGGAGTACGTTAGAAGAACTAAATGACTGTGAGGAGGTAGCGCAATGAGCACAGAAGTAAAAGTATTATCAACAAGCACAAGAACTAACTTAGAAGCATTGAAAATGTTAGCGGAGAAGAAAAATGATAACGATTGATTTAGATAATAAGTTTGCCATCGTCAGTGACGGCGAAGCGCTCAACATTGTTCAGAAAGATGGCAAAATGCGAAAGAACGGTACTCCATCGGGACAAAAGTGGTGGTTCAACACGTATGGCCAAGCTATCAAGTTCTACGAAAAGAAAGTTGACGCTGGAAGACCTATTCATTCATTGCGAGAACTAGCCAAGCAAATAGACAGCGGATATAAGCGTATTGAAATCATGGTAGATCAAAAACTGAAAGAGGCGGGGATTGAATGAGCAAGCGTACTCGTAAGCGACAAATCATGAAAGCAAAATTAATGAGCCTGCCGCCTTATCAAAGAAAGCGATACAAAGCACTAAACATAATTGCTAATGCGATTTGTTCCTGTGGAATATCGATAAATGAGCTATCAAAATCAAAGAAACACCATAGTGTGACGAATCGAAAGAGGTGGAAGTAATGAAGCAATTACCGTTATGTGTGGGGATTGTCTGTGTAACGGCAATTATTATCACAATAATTATCTGCAAGGTTAGCCTTGAAACAATATTTAGTCTGATTATTGGATTGATGATTATTGCTTTTGTAGTTGCCAACTTAATTGATTTATAAGGCGGTATGAAGAGCAAGACGAAATGGAGTGTGTTTATAAAGAATGATAAAGCTGTATAGAGTTAACGCTTTTTTTGATAGCTATATTGTTAAGGCTGCTAATGAGGAAAGAGCTAAAGAACTAGCTTGGTTTAATGAGATGGAAGTAATATCTGAATCGTGGATAGATGAATATGATGTTCAAGAACTAGACATTAAGAATATGAACGTTGAAGAGGTCATATCTGGAGGCAACTAATGAAATTAACTGAAAAGCAAAAGAATTGCCCGTATTGCCATCACAAAAAGAATATTGTCAACATACCGGGATTGTGTGTCTCAATAGATCCTAAGGTCTCTAATGGCAACTTAACTATCAAATATGATGCATCGAACAAAGACATGACAGATAACAATATTGTCATTGGAGATGACGATGGCTATGTGTTTGGCGGCTGGAATTTAACTATTAATTGTTGCCCTATGTGTGGTCGACCACTGAACGAGGAGGAAAAATAATGACAAAAGAAGAAATATTCAATGATTTTATCAAAAAAGTAAAATGGGACAACTTCCAAATTATTAATGTATGCAGAAGCAACAGAGACAATGTTCAATCATTTAGTTTTGAAATTACTGATAAACAAACTGCCACTAACATTGAATTAGCTAATAAACTTTCAAAAGAGAATGCGGAAGTTGCAGGCAGAATGAATCGACTAGATGAGTTCATGCACACAGACGAGTACAACCGATTAAGCGATAAAGAGCAGCGCTTAATGATTATTCAGTACAACGCTATGCAAGTGTATGCTGATGTACTTTTGCAACGGATTGATGAGATTAAGGAGCGTTTGTAATGCACTTTTATCTAGTTGATGATGACAACTCATCTAAAGTCATTGTTGCTCATTCAAAGGATGAAGCTTGGCGTGCTGCTTCTAAGCGTGATTTTGGAGATCCTGTTGATCCAGAAGCATTCTATGAAATTACTATGTTGGCGCCAAATCACTATAAGAAGGCGCAAATTATTGTGGAAGAAAGGTGATCGCTTAATGCTACACAAATATAAAAAGATAGTTCCAATTAAGGCTGAACAGTTCGATGGGTCAGATGAAATGATGAAGAAATATTGTATTACCGATGATGGCTTTGGTGAAACCTTTACTTTTCGGAAAGATAATAATTGTTTACCGCTAAAACGTGGTTGGTGGATTGTTAATCTTGGGAAGATTACCGTATTTGATTATACATTCACTGATTGGAAAACAATGAGTGATGAAAAATTTCGTAAAACTTATGAGAGGTGCGACTAATGATTAGATATGATGGCGAAGTTGTCTACTCTGAGTCAGGGAGTGGCATTAGAGCAAACAACCGGATGCTTTTTAACGAAGCGCAGGTATCAGCGATTAAAGCAATCACTAATGGTGAGTTCAAGCGCCAAAGTGATTTTGGCACAGTTTACGTTGTCAAAGATCAACTAGTAGATGATTACGGTGTTTTAGAGATTATCAAAGTCTTTGAGCAATTAGATGATGCGCAGAAATATGTGATGGCTCATCCACGAGCTGCGTTGTTGCCAAGAAAGGTGATCAAGCATGGCAAAGTCAAAGAGCAAAAGTAAAAACCGCCGACGCAAGAAGCGTCAACGGCGAGAAGAAAATAAATTAAAGCGGGAGGAAAAGAATGATTAAGGATTTATTGAAATACATTCCTCTGGTATGTTTTACAGCAATTATTATCACGGAAATTTTATGTGGCTTTGATAAGCACATGATTGGATATGCAGTCTTTGGATTGTTTGTCTTACTAATGTTTGGAGCTGTTTAATGAAAAAAGACGCTCTACTGTGAGAGCGCCCTTGAGATATATGTATAACAAAATAATTATATCACAAGGGGAGTAGGGCAAGTGAATAGCATATTTGAAAAGTATAAACGTGATGAATCGTGCGACATGGCTCGTGAATGGTTGTCTAAATATTGGTATTGGAGAGATGAAGCCGAAAAAAAGAAGATTACGCTAGGATCGCCTGATTTTGACGGACAGCCTAAAGCAAAGACATATGATCCTGACCGTCGTATGATCGATTGGACAAATGCACAAAACGAATGGAGGAGACGTGAACTAGTTCTCAAGTACATTGCTTCAAAGGGAGACGAGCATGAATTATATGCGCTTATACTGGATAATCGCTTTGTTCATCATCATCGCTCAATAACAGAGGTAAGAATGAAACTGAATATCTCTGAGCGTACTTTTAACCGTATGCAGAAAGAAGCATTGTGGGAAGCAGCGAGGATAATTCCTACTAATGTTTTAGTTGAAAAGTAAAGTGGCGGTGTTTTGGCGGTAAAATGGCGGTACTTTGGCGTGATTTTCAAGAAAAACAGCCTTATTATGGTATTGTCGAATGATTACGAAAACGACTTTACTTTTCAAATAACGTGCCCGAGCAAGCCTTTAACTGCTCTACGTATTTTCAAGACTCATTACTATACTCACAATAGGGATCTCTTGTTAAGCGTAGGAAGTGTGGAATCCGGTAACCAAGCCGACGCGATGGTGGCAGATGACCATAATCCACGTAGGGTATTAGCTATGGAAACGTTGATACCCAGTAAATCATGATTTATGTTTAAGACTGGCACTCACCTTCTATATGTTTTCTAATACTACAGTGATGATTGATTCTTAGGTGGAGTGTTTATAATACGAGTGTGTGCGAATTTCTCAAAATAAAACCTTAATAGAGTGTCAGTCCTTTATGCGAATATGCAAATTAGATGCCAAGTATCCTGGAGTAGTCCAATACTTGTGGGGGCAGTTCCCAATATTCGCAATTGCAGTGCTTTACGAGTCGCACTGCTTGCTGAGATCCAAGATGGGCACACAAGGTCTCGTGTGACAAAAGTGTGGTTTGAATCCACCTCTCGGCTTTATCACGGCAAACTAAACTATGATAGGAGATGAAAGCTCCTCTTTCGTAATTACATAGTACTTTTTTGTCCAAGCCGTGATTTAATACAGAGATGCAAAGAGCAACAAAATTCAAAAACGATTAGTGGATGCAAGCATTTCTGTATTATGCTGATAAAAGGTAGGGCTGAATACCCTAATGGCACGGTTCGATTCCGTCCATCAGCATTCAAGGCTCATCTACTTTTTAAAACAATCAACGAAAGGAGGAAGCACCTACTTGCTATGATGTTCTTCTATATGCCTTGATGTAAAGTCTCCAATCTACGGGGGCTTTTTTTAATATATGAAAGGTGATAATTATGAGCAAACATATCACGGTTAAAGAAGTAAAAGATATTGTTAATTCATTTAGTGAGAATGCAGATTGGGAGGGAATGCATATGGAAGAAGACGATATGTATGAGGATGTGCTTAGGGCGATTGCTGACGGTGATCCACATTCAAAACTGCTAGCAAGAGAGGCTCTGAAGTCAAAGAATGTTAAATTCACTCGGTGGTATTCATGAGAACGACTAAGAATTGGGGCTTTACTAATAGTGGAGCCGAATTATATATGTTAGCTCATGCTGAACGAACGAGAAAGGAGCTTGAACGTGAGTCTACTAGATCAAATCAAAACACAAGCAAGTATCACCGACAGCGTTCTAGTGTCTTTCAGCATGGGGAAAGATAGTATTGCAGTGATGGATTTATGCTTCAAATACTTTAAGCACGTACAACCATTTTTTATGTATATGGTGCCAGGGCTTCAATTTCAAGAAGAAGCACTAGCAAAGTATGAGCATCACTACAATACGCATATTATCCGTGTACCGCATTTTGAGACGGCAGACTTTTATCGTTATGGTTCCTTCCGTGATCCGGATTACAGCGTGCCACGTGTCAAAATACGAGGTATCTATGCTTATTTGCGTAAGCAGACCGGCATTGCATGGATAGCTGGCGGTGAGAAGATTAACGACTCAATTGTCCGTAGAGCCATGTTAAAACATTCAGGGAGTATAGACACTCAACGAGGACGTTTTTACCCTGTAATGTACTGGACGGACAAAGAAGTTAAGCACTACATCAAAATGAACAAGCTACTGTATCCAAAGTTCAATCGTGAATTAGGATTTAGTTTTCATTCATTAGCCGGTAAAGAACTATCAGCAATCAAAAAGATATACCCGCAAGACTACGAGAGGATACTTAAATTCTTCCCGGAAGCGCAGGCGGGTGTTTTACAATACGAGGCTTACAAGAAAGGAGGAGATGAATAATGGCACGGCAACGAGTTATGTCTGAACAGCAATACCTTAATAGCAAAGGTGTAGGTAGTGCTGTGAGTGATTATATGATGGATAAGACAGTCGTGCGTAAGTCTGCATACCATCAGCGTCAAGACGAAAGATCACGAAAAGCCTTAAAGCAGAATCAAGATCAGTATTATGCCAAGCGTAATCAAGCTAGACGAGAATATCGGCGTTTAGTTTCAAGTGGCAAAGTAAGAGCACCCACTCAAGCAGAAAAAACGTGGAATACGGCTCATGGCTTGTCTGAAAATAGATCAGTGCAAGCGGCCCGACGTGTTCTTGCTAAGCATGGTGTTGATTGGAAGACGGGTAAACGTATTGCTCCAGCAAGGGGGCGTG of Limosilactobacillus reuteri subsp. reuteri contains these proteins:
- a CDS encoding PD-(D/E)XK nuclease-like domain-containing protein; translation: MKLTANNYYSHETDWQYMSVSLFKDFEKCEARALAKLKEDWQPVSSPVPLLVGNYVHSYFESAKSHQDFIEANKKELMTRPTKTNPNGHLRAEFKGANSMIQTLQADDMFNYFYAPGDKEVIVTGEIDGYLWKGKIDSLVLDKGYFCDLKTVDDIHKGHWNTYEHRYVPFIQDREYDLQMAVYRELIKQTFGKKCQPLIFAISKQTPPDKMAIDFNGVDDDYQMQADLDKVKELQPHFWKVMTGEEEPVHCGKCDYCRETKMLSGFIHASEIEV
- a CDS encoding DUF6877 family protein; its protein translation is MKDGMERINQLLDEYDFPLNAIQMVRERLGDWFISGGKPTDGYVWQQARYLENLIRYGLAERKAVIE
- a CDS encoding helix-turn-helix domain-containing protein encodes the protein MNLSEIFARNLRVRMATLSFKTSDLYKMTGISKTTIMALEYGKNKGVMFETIDKLAVALECKPEDFFKLNCEWTSKSHTNNWKNEVVKYD
- a CDS encoding recombinase RecT; the protein is MTNQVAQQQKPTKLTDLVLDRVKQMQDTQDLSLPKNYNASNALNAAFLELQKVQDRNHRPALEVCSHDSIVKSLLDMTLQGLSPAKDQCYFIVYGNELQMQRSYFGTVAAVKRLDGVKKVRAEVVHEKDDFEIGANEDMELVVKRFVPKFENQDNQIIGAFAMIKTDEGTDFTVMTKKEIDQSWAQTRQKNNKVQQNFSQEMAKRTVLNRAAKMFINTSDDSDLLTGAINDTTSNEYDDERRDVTPVEDEKQSTDKLLEGFQKSQEAKAKGVSNDGNSNEGKETSEEVADGQTELFSEGTIKPADEADS
- a CDS encoding crAss001_48 related protein codes for the protein MTKEEIFNDFIKKVKWDNFQIINVCRSNRDNVQSFSFEITDKQTATNIELANKLSKENAEVAGRMNRLDEFMHTDEYNRLSDKEQRLMIIQYNAMQVYADVLLQRIDEIKERL
- a CDS encoding phage repressor protein/antirepressor Ant; the encoded protein is MQQLFNFNGQQVRTVTINNEPYFVGKDVATILGYKKPENAIANHVENEDKTTTLIQGTGSNYKSKSVIINESGLYSLILSSKLPTAKEFKHWVTSEVLPAIRKHGAYMTPQTIEKALLNPDTIINLATQLKKEQEQRKQLQAENEQMKPKALFADAVSTSNSSILIGQLAKILRQNGVNIGQNRLFAWMRKNGYLGTRGSNRNVPTQRSMELGLFKTKETVINHSDGHTTVNITTKVTGKGQQYFINKFLNAPVIEA
- a CDS encoding phosphoadenosine phosphosulfate reductase family protein, which produces MLNERERSLNVSLLDQIKTQASITDSVLVSFSMGKDSIAVMDLCFKYFKHVQPFFMYMVPGLQFQEEALAKYEHHYNTHIIRVPHFETADFYRYGSFRDPDYSVPRVKIRGIYAYLRKQTGIAWIAGGEKINDSIVRRAMLKHSGSIDTQRGRFYPVMYWTDKEVKHYIKMNKLLYPKFNRELGFSFHSLAGKELSAIKKIYPQDYERILKFFPEAQAGVLQYEAYKKGGDE
- a CDS encoding DnaD domain protein, which produces MARVKKIKIKGFTIIDNDIINDPRMHLKALGLFAYMWSKPDDWQFYISEIATHFKDGESAVSSAMKELMELGYLKRTQNRKDGKFSTYDYVLQEIPKPENHSSVPKGDLPKPEKSKSEKPIPENQGLLITDNTNTDLNNTNKVLSDAQHSVKDVFELWQNNWGFPNGIAQQDLTEWTNKYGADLVLHVITYALRRNIASKGADRYLAKTFERYDQQSIKTVEQAKKSEQQHEQQMSREYQQKSGSRKRQPINEPMPEWFKKQQEEQPNKQHYERIDDSGDPMPHD
- a CDS encoding helix-turn-helix transcriptional regulator, with the protein product MSKLSDFLLKRRHELRMTQVELAQWFNLTDRAIANYEKGRREPSLEIMLKYSRVYHVSIYKLVDLRIEDIKGGETNDINKNS